One Oryza glaberrima chromosome 10, OglaRS2, whole genome shotgun sequence DNA segment encodes these proteins:
- the LOC127752833 gene encoding NAC domain-containing protein 105-like — protein MVIMESCVPPGFRFHPTDEELVGYYLRKKVASQKIDLDVIRDVDLYRIEPWDLQEHCRIGYEEQSEWYFFSYKDRKYPTGTRTNRATMTGFWKATGRDKAVRERSRLIGMRKTLVFYKGRAPNGHKTDWIVHEYRLESDENAPPQEEGWVVCRAFKKRTMQPPRSSIGAWEASYSYHDPAVFVGGGEHFKQEAAAELDGVAAAAGANAFLRYSTRLAELPQLESPPLPSQGSQAASAVVDGEEDNADSSRRPGGGGGAAAAVTTDWRAFDKFVASQLSPEEQHTCRATDDDDMATLLLLDGGGQEDDAGRWLGSAGLLSAVAADATTDCGLGTSCVPGDIN, from the exons ATGGTGATCATGGAGTCATGTGTGCCTCCTGGGTTTAGGTTCCACCCCAccgacgaggagctcgtcggctaCTACCTCCGGAAGAAGGTGGCCTCGCAGAAGATCGACCTCGACGTCATCCGCGACGTCGACCTCTACCGCATCGAGCCATGGGATCTCCAAG AGCATTGCAGGATAGGGTACGAGGAGCAGAGCGAGTGGTACTTCTTCAGCTACAAGGACAGGAAGTACCCGACGGGGACGAGGACGAACAGGGCGACGATGACGGGGTTCTGGAAGGCGACGGGGAGGGACAAGGCGGTGCGTGAGAGGAGCAGGCTCATCGGGATGAGGAAGACGCTCGTCTTCTACAAGGGCAGGGCACCCAACGGCCACAAGACCGACTGGATCGTCCACGAGTACCGCCTCGAGTCCGACGAGAACGCCCCGCCTCAG GAAGAAGGCTGGGTGGTGTGCCGCGCGTTCAAGAAGCGAACCATGCAGCCGCCGCGGAGCTCCATCGGAGCATGGGAGGCGAGCTACTCCTACCACGACCCCGCCgtcttcgtcggcggcggggaacaCTTCAAGCAAGAGGCCGCGGCCGAGCtggacggcgtcgccgccgccgccggagctaaCGCCTTCCTGCGGTACTCCACCCGCCTGGCCGAGCTCCCGCAGCTGGAGAGCCCGCCGCTGCCAAGCCAGGGGAGCCAGGCGGCCTCggccgtcgtcgacggcgaggaagaTAACGCCGATTCTAGCAGGcgccctggcggcggcggcggcgccgctgccgcggtgACCACGGACTGGAGGGCGTTCGACAAGTTCGTCGCGTCCCAGCTCAGCCCCGAGGAGCAGCACACCTGCCgggccaccgacgacgacgacatggcaaCGCTGCtgctcctcgacggcggcgggcaggaggacgacgccggGAGGTGGCTGGGCTCCGCCGGGTTGCTGAGCGCCGTGGCGGCCGACGCGACGACGGACTGCGGCCTCGGCACCAGCTGCGTGCCTGGCGACATCAACTGA
- the LOC127753400 gene encoding lysine-specific histone demethylase 1 homolog 3: MPDIRSAPGRGKSDEDERRPIGSLFKLKRKRRAPGSAEAKGDSNPSVESEAPDGVVPGEMDDTLAIIKRKLRKPKKGKEGGDAVVVGSGAEGELLVEEEDVQGGVNVGDGVAEDKSNLEGVKVEFDEVIGGELKDSGGLGLEDSLSTLFKRSGRKSRQVSVKEEEGVEVAGSHGEEILEKGSGLVSDRVAKGTKRRRRRTKEEMKNAAAKSESATAHEGSPNRKVGTSLPRKAKAEAKVKISNSNRRSKKSDEKPKASDDVLCHRSLGEKIEQDAETRTVLDDGSRNSSDGASHRIEVSACLSNQPCLKPCSGELAEEVSLSAANAATDGVSNEHTYSETLLKERNDDAGCSHGKPPTLAIKSIPGKKPTEIPKKPVRQKDQLLSTDVDNKCVVGSGDTKDVNIENQPAFGIPESHVTGKGLHPHKMATSVKELDVVDVVAPTDFEDMENASKSKRVTRSSRKRKHGDMAYEGDVDWETLMQEQGLFSNLSAAFVDHPLKSKDKIKISEVLDNGDGSGVAAVRAGLKAKAVTPIEKIKFKDILKRRGGLQEYLECRNMILSRWCKDVKHILDLAECGVSDVCLDDESPRQTLIRDVYLFLDQNGYINAGIASDKVKTNHESPPEDVEVSKLNESHERKSVSIQDCIVTEAVQDKKAVVKQTDCVLTEASNEESSSAAIHCDAQDLLPPLKSEELIFKEKNQGVLTEGRDESALPSNSDIHSKSDLDGFILKVEGGSLHQAEAADIEHSENKHEASDRVESGGYGKRIIVVGAGPAGLTAARHLQRQGFSVTVLEARNRIGGRVYTDRVSLSVPVDLGASIITGVEADIATERRADPSSLICSQLGLELTVLNSACPLYDVVTGDKVPDDLDTDLESEYNGLLDEMAQLFAQNGESAVGLSLEDGLEYALRKNRVTRSEQDDQLRNVSSAGAVDISESASTEKEIAHCGKEDKTDVLSPLERRVMNWHFAHLEYGCAAMLKSVSLPYWNQDDVYGGFGGAHCMIKGGYDTVLESLAKGLDVQLNHVVTEVLYGSEELGASGNSRKFVKISTSIGNEFVGDAVLITVPLGCLKAQTIKFSPSLPDWKLSSIDRLGFGLLNKIVLEFPEVFWDDNVDYFGATAEQTDLRGQCFMFWNLKKTVGAPVLIALLVGKAAIDGQSISSDDHVKNAIVVLRKLFKDASVPDPVASVVTNWGLDPFSRGAYSYVAVGASGRDYDILGRPVSDCLFFAGEATCKEHPDTVGGAILSGLREAVRIIDLVHSGKDYVAEVEALQTYQMQSDSERNEVKDMSNKLDACELSTALCKTSSDASYPLFSKETLLQEMFFSAKTTSGRLHLAKELLKLPPDVLKSFAGSKDGLSTLNSWILDSLGKNATQLLRHCVRLLLLVSTDLLAVRLSGIGRTVKEKVCVHTSRDIRAIARQLVSVWVEVFRKEKASNGGLKLLRRMPSTESSKPRSKDLLSGKPIVRAPNQVSFNPKVASKNARSAGNHSPHTAIKKPENKAAKLEAMTATRSDGSSLRSQKQHHALEPKVDNGLAMSEEEAAAFAAAEAARAAAIAAAQAYASVEAEINAPRELPKIPSFHTFAMRDHYLDESDTRKKVLSDNLVRLECISEIDSRNDKAKNPSVDHANCADVDSSKMTGDNCTQRSYSNENACLINIRDHSTDSGAVDSRFTRAWVDTDTIFIDGVKDPLAIERWQQQAMEADKEFYSRIRIPDEEDSSSQKQTCRSSASQVAESKPASDGQSRGVEHLRQGLINFISTVLMPLYRNKKVDREGYKGIMRKAVTKIIETCTEGEKMMTVHEFLDSKRKNKIQTFVDKLVERHCHMNRPPNS; the protein is encoded by the exons atGCCCGACATTAGGTCAGCCCCTGGGCGGGGCAAGTCCGAcgaggacgagcggcggccgaTTGGGTCGTTGTTTAAACTCAAGAGGAAGCGCAGGGCACCGGGTTCGGCGGAAGCCAAGGGGGATTCAAACCCTAGCGTGGAATCGGAGGCTCCCGATGGTGTGGTGCCAGGGGAGATGGATGATACCTTGGCTATTATAAAGAGGAAATTGAGGAAGCCTAAGAAGGGCAAAGAAGGGGGTGATGCTGTGGTGGTTGGATCTGGAGCCGAAGGCGAGCTCctggtggaggaagaagatgtgcAGGGTGGTGTTAATGTTGGTGATGGTGTTGCAGAGGATAAGAGCAATCTGGAAGGTGTGAAAGTAGAGTTTGATGAAGTCATTGGGGGTGAGTTGAAGGATTCAGGTGGTCTAGGGTTGGAGGACTCCTTGTCGACGCTGTTTAAGAGATCTGGTCGAAAGTCTCGACAGGTCTCTgtgaaggaggaagaaggtgtGGAAGTTGCTGGTTCACATGGTGAGGAAATTCTTGAGAAGGGATCTGGTTTGGTTTCGGATAGGGTTGCCAAGGGCACTAAACGGAGAAGGCGACGCACAAAGGAAGAAATGAAAAATGCTGCTGCAAAATCTGAAAGTGCAACGGCCCATGAAGGATCGCCCAATCGGAAAGTTGGCACCTCCTTGCCTAGAAAGGCAAAGGCAGAGGCAAAGGTGAAGATTAGTAATTCCAATAGGCGCTCAAAGAAGTCTGATGAGAAACCGAAGGCTTCAGATGATGTGTTATGTCACCGATCATTGGGAGAAAAAATTGAACAAGACGCGGAGACCAGGACAGTACTGGATGATGGATCTAGAAACTCATCTGATGGGGCCAGTCATCGCATTGAAGTTTCAGCTTGTTTAAGCAATCAGCCTTGCTTGAAACCTTGCTCAGGAGAGCTTGCTGAAGAAGTGTCTCTTAGTGCAGCAAATGCAGCCACTGATGGTGTTTCTAATGAACACACATATTCCGAAACATTATTGAAGGAAAGAAATGATGATGCAGGTTGTTCCCATGGCAAGCCACCGACATTAGCCATAAAAAGCATACCTGGTAAAAAACCAACAGAGATTCCCAAGAAACCTGTCCGACAAAAGGATCAGTTATTATCTACTGATGTTGACAATAAATGCGTGGTGGGCTCAGGTGACACTAAAGATGTCAATATCGAAAATCAGCCAGCTTTTGGGATCCCTGAGTCCCATGTGACTGGGAAGGGCTTGCATCCTCATAAAATGGCAACATCTGTGAAAGAGCTGGATGTAGTTGACGTGGTAGCACCCACAGATTTCGAGGACATGGAGAATGCATCAAAATCAAAGCGTGTGACACGTAGCTCCAGAAAACGCAAGCATGGTGACATGGCATATGAGGGTGATGTTGACTGGGAAACTCTAATGCAGGAGCAGGGGCTGTTCTCAAACCTCTCAGCAGCCTTTGTAGATCATCCTCTCAAATCAAAAGACAAAATCAAAATCTCGGAAGTTCTCGACAATGGAGATGGTAGCGGTGTTGCTGCAGTGCGTGCTGGCCTAAAGGCAAAGGCTGTTACTCCAATTGAAAAGATAAAATTCAAGGACATATTGAAGCGCAGGGGTGGCCTTCAGGAATACCTGGAATGCAG GAACATGATTCTAAGTCGATGGTGCAAGGATGTTAAACATATATTGGATCTTGCAGAGTGTGGTGTATCTGATGTTTGTTTGGATGACGAGTCACCACGTCAAACACTTATACGTGACGTGTATTTATTCTTAGATCAAAAT GGTTACATAAATGCCGGAATCGCCTCAGATAAGGTGAAAACAAACCATGAAAGTCCTCCTGAAGATGTAGAAGTATCCAAGCTAAATGAATCACATGAAAGGAAATCTGTCAGTATTCAAGATTGCATTGTCACTGAAGCAGTCCAGGATAAGAAAGCTGTTGTTAAACAGACTGATTGCGTTTTGACAGAAGCATCAAATGAAGAGAGTAGCTCTGCTGCCATTCACTGTGATGCTCAAGACTTGCTGCCTCCCTTGAAGTCCGAAGAGCTGATATTCAAGGAAAAGAATCAGGGTGTATTAACTGAAGGTAGAGATGAATCAGCACTTCCCAGCAATTCCGATATCCACTCTAAGTCTGACCTTGATGGTTTCATTTTAAAAGTTGAAGGCGGCAGTCTTCATCAAGCAGAAGCAGCTGATATAGAACATTCTGAAAACAAACATGAAGCAAGTGATAGAGTTGAATCTGGTGGGTATGGAAAAAGGATAATAGTTGTTGGGGCTGGTCCAGCTGGCTTAACTGCTGCACGACATTTGCAGCGCCAAGGTTTTTCTGTCACTGTTCTTGAGGCACGTAATAGGATTGGCGGTCGTGTTTATACAGATCGTGTGTCTCTTTCAGTTCCTGTGGATTTGGGTGCTAGTATTATTACAGGTGTGGAGGCTGATATAGCAACAGAAAGAAGGGCTGATCCATCATCTTTGATATGTTCTCAGCTTGGTCTTGAACTGACTGTGTTGAACAGTGCTTGCCCTCTCTATGATGTAGTAACTGGCGACAAAGTTCCTGATGATTTGGATACAGATTTGGAATCTGAATACAATGGTCTTCTTGATGAGATGGCACAGCTTTTTGCACAAAATGGTGAAAGTGCAGTGGGTTTATCCCTTGAGGACGGATTAGAGTATGCACTTAGGAAGAATCGTGTGACTCGATCTGAACAGGATGATCAGTTAAGAAATGTATCTAGTGCTGGAGCTGTAGACATTTCTGAAAGTGCTTCCACAGAAAAGGAGATAGCCCACTGTGGAAAGGAGGATAAGACAGATGTTCTCAGCCCCCTTGAAAGAAGAGTTATGAACTGGCACTTTGCACATTTGGAATATGGTTGTGCTGCAATGCTCAAATCCGTTTCTCTTCCATATTGGAACCAGGATGATGTGTATGGAGGGTTTGGAGGAGCTCATTGCATGATTAAAGGTGGCTACGACACAGTTCTAGAGAGCCTTGCAAAAGGACTTGATGTTCAGTTAAATCATGTTGTAACTGAAGTACTTTATGGATCTGAGGAACTAGGTGCCAGTGGTAATAGCAggaaatttgtcaaaatttccaCTTCAATTGGAAATGAATTTGTGGGAGATGCTGTGCTAATCACTGTTCCTCTTGGTTGCTTGAAAGCACAGACAATTAAATTTTCTCCTTCGTTGCCAGACTGGAAATTGTCTTCTATTGACAGGCTTGGATTTGGTCTTCTCAATAAAATTGTCTTGGAGTTTCCTGAGGTCTTTTGGGATGATAATGTGGATTATTTTGGTGCAACTGCTGAACAAACTGATTTAAGAGGACAATGCTTTATGTTTTGGAATCTCAAAAAGACAGTTGGGGCACCAGTTCTGATAGCACTACTTGTTGGGAAGGCTGCTATAGATGGACAGAGTATCAGTTCTGATGATCATGTTAAGAATGCTATAGTGGTTCTCCGTAAGCTCTTTAAGGATGCTTCTGTACCAGATCCAGTTGCATCTGTTGTGACAAACTGGGGACTTGATCCTTTTAGCAGAGGAGCTTACTCTTATGTTGCAGTAGGAGCATCGGGAAGGGACTACGACATTCTAGGAAGGCCTGTTTCAGACTGTTTATTTTTTGCTGGTGAAGCAACATGTAAAGAACACCCAGATACTGTTGGTGGTGCAATTTTAAGTGGTCTTCGAGAAGCTGTTCGGATCATTGACTTGGTACACAGTGGTAAGGATTATGTGGCTGAGGTTGAAGCTCTACAAACTTACCAAATGCAGTCAGATAGTGAAAGAAATGAAGTTAAAGACATGTCAAATAAACTTGATGCATGTGAACTTTCAACTGCTCTGTGCAAAACCTCATCTGATGCATCCTATCCACTATTTAGCAAGGAGACTTTACTGCAAGAAATGTTCTTTAGTGCAAAAACAACATCAGGGCGTCTACATTTGGCTAAAGAGTTATTGAAGCTTCCTCCAGATGTTCTGAAATCATTTGCCGGGTCTAAAGACGGACTATCTACGCTGAACTCATGGATACTT GATTCTCTTGGGAAAAATGCTACTCAACTGTTGCGACATTGTGTACGCTTGCTTCTGCTTGTTTCGACCGACCTGCTAGCTGTTCGCTTGTCTG GAATTGGGAGAACTGTAAAGGAAAAGGTTTGTGTCCATACAAGTCGAGATATACGTGCTATAGCTCGTCAGTTGGTTAGTGTGTGGGTAGAAGTTTTCCGTAAAGAAAAGGCTAGCAATGGTGGACTCAAATTGCTGCGTCGCATGCCATCAACTGAATCCAGTAAGCCCAGGAGTAAGGATCTACTGTCAGGAAAGCCTATTGTACGTGCGCCAAATCAAGTTTCATTTAACCCTAAAGTTGCTTCAAAGAATGCAAGATCTGCTGGAAACCATTCACCACACACAGCAATCAAGAAGCCTGAGAACAAGGCTGCAAAACTGGAGGCTATGACGGCTACCAGGTCTGATGGTAGTTCGCTTCGTTCCCAAAAGCAACACCATGCTCTAGAACCTAAAGTTGATAATGGCCTAGCTATGTCTGAAGAAGAAGCTGCTGCATTTGCTGCTGCCGAGGCTGCTCGAGCTGCTGCCATAGCAGCTGCACAG GCGTATGCATCTGTAGAGGCAGAGATAAATGCACCTCGTGAACTTCCGAAGATACCATCATTCCATACTTTTGCAATGCGTGACCATTATTTGGATGAGTCTGATACAAGAAAGAAGGTGTTAAGTGACAACCTTGTGAGACTTGAGTGCATATCAGAAATTGATTCCAGGAATGACAAAGCTAAGAACCCATCAGTTGACCATGCCAATTGTGCCGATGTTGACAGCTCAAAAATGACTGGTGATAACTGTACTCAGAGGAGCTACTCAAATGAGAATGCCTGCCTAATAAATATTAGGGATCATTCTACAGATAGTGGAGCCGTAGACAGTCGGTTCACAAGGGCATGGGTTGATACAGATACAATCTTCATTGATGGTGTCAAGGATCCTCTAGCCATTGAGAGGTGGCAACAACAGGCAATGGAAGCAGATAAAGAATTCTACAGTCGGATACGTATACCTGATGAAGAAGACTCAAGTAGCCAAAAGCAGACATGTAGGAGTTCTGCCTCACAGGTTGCAGAAAGCAAACCCGCATCAGATGGGCAATCACGAGGTGTAGAACATTTAAGGCAGGGTCTTATAAATTTCATATCCACAGTACTGATGCCACTATACAGAAACAAAAAGGTTGACAGGGAGGGGTACAAGGGAATAATGCGGAAAGCTGTCACCAAG ATCATTGAGACATGCACAGAAGGAGAGAAGATGATGACTGTTCATGAGTTTCTTGAttcgaaaaggaaaaataag ATTCAAACTTTCGTGGATAAGTTGGTTGAGAGGCATTGCCATATGAATCGGCCTCCCAATTCATAA